In one window of Desulfurella amilsii DNA:
- a CDS encoding tRNA (cytidine(34)-2'-O)-methyltransferase, giving the protein MFLNIVLCCPDIPQNTGNIARLCVGTGARLHLIKPFGFTLTDKKLKRAGLDYWDNLDLVVYDSVEDFFEKNNNVNFYIATTKAKNFYYEVKYTQNDYLIFGSETSGFALKYVDRYFDRCINIPMKSTVRSLNLANSVAIVLYEALRQILFK; this is encoded by the coding sequence ATTTTTTTAAATATAGTATTGTGCTGTCCGGATATCCCTCAAAATACCGGAAATATTGCCAGACTATGCGTAGGAACTGGAGCAAGACTTCACTTAATCAAGCCTTTTGGCTTTACTCTTACAGATAAAAAACTAAAACGCGCAGGCCTTGACTATTGGGATAATCTTGATCTTGTAGTTTATGATTCAGTAGAAGATTTTTTTGAAAAAAATAACAATGTCAATTTTTACATAGCTACTACAAAAGCAAAAAACTTCTATTATGAAGTTAAATACACTCAGAATGATTATTTAATTTTTGGGTCAGAAACCAGCGGTTTTGCGCTTAAGTATGTTGATAGGTATTTTGATAGATGTATAAATATACCCATGAAATCGACTGTAAGATCGCTTAACCTTGCCAATTCAGTTGCAATTGTTTTATATGAAGCTCTAAGACAAATACTGTTTAAATAA
- the queA gene encoding tRNA preQ1(34) S-adenosylmethionine ribosyltransferase-isomerase QueA, whose amino-acid sequence MNLDIFDYALPKELIAQSPHIPPDECKLFIYNKKTKKISHKIFRDIIDYLSPNDLIVLNNTKVIPAKLSATKESGGSLQILLIEQIEKNIYYCFVKGKIKHDTKVILPKSLKATILQTNEQKKIIKFEINSDIKDYLYDIGSMPLPPYIKRKDNQLDALDKQYYQTVFAEIEGSIAAPTASLHFTSKLLEKIKQKGIKIAYITLHVGLGTFKSVETQNIKEHKMHEEYFEISPKTAQIYNKALLENRTILPVGTTVVRALESASNTQGFLKPISTKTDIFIYPGYQFKTVKNILTNFHLPKSTLIMLICALIGVENTHFCYQKAIEERYRFFSYGDAFLVI is encoded by the coding sequence ATGAATTTAGATATTTTTGATTATGCTCTTCCAAAAGAACTAATTGCTCAAAGCCCACATATACCACCTGATGAATGCAAGCTTTTTATTTATAACAAAAAAACAAAAAAAATATCGCATAAGATTTTTAGAGATATAATAGACTACTTGTCACCAAACGATTTAATTGTTTTAAACAATACCAAAGTTATACCAGCAAAACTATCTGCAACTAAAGAAAGCGGTGGTTCACTTCAAATATTGCTAATTGAGCAAATCGAAAAAAATATTTATTATTGTTTTGTTAAAGGCAAAATTAAGCACGATACAAAAGTCATTTTACCAAAAAGCCTAAAAGCTACGATTTTACAAACAAATGAGCAAAAAAAAATTATAAAGTTTGAGATAAACTCTGATATCAAAGATTATTTATATGATATTGGTTCAATGCCCTTGCCGCCTTACATTAAAAGAAAAGACAATCAGCTTGATGCGCTTGATAAACAGTACTATCAAACAGTTTTTGCTGAAATTGAAGGCTCAATTGCTGCACCAACTGCAAGCTTACACTTCACAAGTAAGTTGCTCGAAAAAATAAAGCAAAAAGGTATTAAAATAGCCTACATCACACTCCATGTGGGTCTTGGCACATTTAAAAGCGTAGAAACACAAAACATAAAAGAACACAAAATGCACGAAGAATATTTTGAAATATCGCCAAAAACAGCACAAATATACAATAAAGCACTATTAGAAAATCGAACTATTCTGCCTGTGGGCACGACGGTAGTAAGAGCGCTTGAAAGCGCTTCAAATACTCAAGGATTTTTAAAACCAATCTCAACAAAAACAGATATATTTATCTATCCTGGCTATCAGTTTAAAACAGTAAAAAATATTTTAACTAATTTCCATCTGCCAAAATCGACACTGATTATGCTCATTTGTGCCCTAATAGGTGTAGAAAACACACATTTTTGCTACCAAAAAGCCATTGAAGAAAGGTACAGATTTTTTAGCTATGGAGATGCATTTTTAGTTATTTAA
- a CDS encoding PaaI family thioesterase, with product MSKKELIEFINNAKQEELDFLSELIKSLDGSNLRCFDKLIGIKRENSVTLKPGINNKNIYGVVHGGAICSLIDIALGAEISKTIGEDKKFYTLELKVNFIKATNHSTLITQTKILHLGFTTIVAQCYVKDDQDDIVAVGIGTFYIVQ from the coding sequence GTGAGTAAAAAAGAACTAATTGAGTTTATAAACAATGCAAAACAGGAAGAACTAGATTTCTTAAGTGAATTAATAAAAAGCTTAGATGGCTCAAATTTGCGCTGCTTTGATAAACTAATTGGAATAAAAAGAGAAAATAGCGTAACTTTAAAGCCAGGTATTAACAATAAAAACATATACGGCGTGGTGCATGGTGGAGCCATTTGCAGCCTTATCGATATAGCACTTGGCGCTGAAATTTCTAAAACCATTGGTGAAGATAAAAAATTTTACACACTTGAATTAAAAGTAAACTTTATTAAAGCAACAAATCACAGTACACTTATTACTCAAACTAAAATCCTCCATCTGGGATTTACAACAATTGTAGCCCAATGTTATGTAAAAGATGATCAAGATGATATCGTAGCAGTAGGGATTGGTACATTCTATATTGTCCAATGA